From a single Capsicum annuum cultivar UCD-10X-F1 chromosome 12, UCD10Xv1.1, whole genome shotgun sequence genomic region:
- the LOC124889607 gene encoding uncharacterized protein LOC124889607 has protein sequence MDVIGPIEPPTSNGHRFILIAIDYFTKWVEASTHKAVTKKVVLDFVRNNLRPQINEAVEAANKNIKRILKKIVDGNRESHEKFLYALLGYRTTIRTSTGATPYMLVYGSEAVIPAEVEIPSLRVIQEVGLDDVE, from the exons ATGGATGTTATTGGGCCCATAGAGCCTCCTACCTCTAATGGACACCGTTTTATCTTGATCGCTATcgattacttcacaaagtgggttgaggccTCAACACATAAGGCCGTAACAAAGAAGGTGGTATTAGATTTTGTTCGCAATAACTTG CGACCACAAATAAATGAAGCGGTTGAAGCTgcaaacaagaatatcaagaggaTCTTGAAGAAAATAGTGGACGGTAATAGGGAATCGCATGAGAAATTTCTATACGCTTTACTTGGGTATCGCACCACAATCAGAACTTCTACTGGGGCAACTCCCTACATGTTGGTTTATGGGTCGGAAGCAGTGATACCTGCAGAAGTAGAGATACCTTCATTGAGAGTCATTCAGGAGGTTGGTCTAGACGACGTTGAATGA
- the LOC124889608 gene encoding uncharacterized protein LOC124889608, producing the protein MPPPDGLKNVRRLLTKLRNICLTHQVPPELGKPLLLYLSVIDNDFGCLLGQHDDTGRKEQVIYYLSKKFTLYKARYTLLERTCCVLTWVAQRLRYYLSAYTTYLISRMDPLKYIFPKPMPTGKLAKRQILLSEFDIMYVTQKAVKGQALADHLTENPVDQDYRPLKTYFPDKKVLFAGEDISESYNEWRMFFDGAVNFNGVRIGAVLVSKIGQHYPISAKIRFSYMNNMAEYETCILELRMAVDMDIKELLVIGDSDLLIHQHPDKNYINPINVEIYDQQAYCFHVDQEPNRKPWYYDIKRLLGVRGYPEGATDK; encoded by the exons ATGCCGCCACCggatggactgaagaatgtcagaagGCTTTTGACAAAATTAAGGAATATTTGTCTAACCCACCAGGTTCCACCAGAACTGGGAAAGCCGTTGTTGTTATATCTATCCGTTATAGATAATGACTTTGGATGTTTGTTAGGGCAGCATGATGATACAGGGAGGAAAGAGCAAGTCATTTACTACCTGAGTAAGAAGTTCACACTGTACAAAGCTAGGTATACATTGTTGGAACGGACTTGTTGTGTATTGACCTGGGTTGCGCAAAGGTTAAGGTACTACCTGTCTGCGTATACCACATACTTAATTTCGAGAATGGATCCACTCAAGTACATATTTCCGAAGCCAATGCCTACTGGAAAGTTGGCAAAACGGCAGATcttgttgagtgagtttgacattatgTATGTGACACAAAAAGCTGTTAAAGGGCAAGCTTTAGCTGATCACCTCACAGAAAATCCGGTAGATCAAGATTACAGGCCGCTCAAGACCTACTTTCCTGATAAAAAGGTGTTATTTGCAGGAGAAGACATCTCAGAGTCATATAATGAATGGAGAATGTTTTTCGATGGAGCAGTGAACTTTAATGGAGTCAGAATTGGAGCAGTCCTAGTTTCAAAAATAGGTCAACACTACCCAATCTCGGCGAAGATTAGGTTTTCTTACATGAATAACATGGCAGAATATGAGACTTGCATTCTCGAGCTTAGGATGGCAGTAGACATGGACATTAAAGAGCTATTGGTGATAGGAGATTCAGATTTGTTGATCCATCAG CATCCAGATAAGAATTACATCAATCCCATCAATGTGGAGATATATGACCAACAAGCTTATTGCTTCCATGTAGATCAAGAGCCAAATAGAAAGCCgtggtactatgacattaagaggtTACTTGGAGTAAGAGGATATCCAGAAGGCGCTACTGACAAATAG